The Dehalococcoidia bacterium genome contains the following window.
ACGCGGGCTGGTAGTTTCACGTCCCGGCAGCCGGCGTGCGCCTGCGCGACAGCTGTCAAAGGCGCTACGTGCCGTTGCTGTCCAGCAGGCGTTCGCGGGCGGCCTCGATCACGTCCGGCGCCAGGCCAGTCGTGCGCAGATACTGTTCCACCGAGCCGGATTCGGCGTGAAGCCGCTCGATCGTGCGCAGCATAGCGGGCGGCCGCGCACTCAGCATCTCCATGAACTCCACGCGATCAAGGCCCATGCGCGCCATGCTGGACAGCACCCGCTCCTCCGGCGGCGCCGGCAGGTACGCGGCCGTCAGCCCATAATCCTCTGCGATCAGCTCGGGGGCGACACCCGCCAGCAGCAGCAGCACGGCGCTGACGACGCCCGTGCGATCCTTGCCGCCGGCACAGTGAAACAGCAGCGGACCTCGCGCCTCGGCCACGGCCTCCACGATGCGCCGGATCGACGGCGCGCCCTCGCGCAGCATGCGCAGATAGGCGAGCGAGAAGTCGCTGGCGTAGAGCTTGCGCCGCGCCGCCAGCGCCTCCGGCGAGATCTCGGTGTCACGGAAGATCGGCACGTGCTCGCGTTCGGCGCCGACGTCGCGCAGGTCCGCGAATCCCTCGCGCGCCAACTCCGGAAATGAGCGCAGGTCGAAAACGCGGCTGACGCCCAATCGCTTGAGTTGCTCGCGATCGGCCGGCGTTGCTGCCAGCAGAGTGGCCGCACGCAAGGCGACGCGCGGCCGCGTGCGCCGCCCGCCCGGCGCGGGAATCCCACCCAGGTCGCGGACGTTATGGATCGCCTCGAAGCGCAGGATGCGGTCGAAGGCGGCGCCGTCGGTACGGTTCGTCATCTCGGCGGGAGGCTACCATCCGCGGCGGCGCCGAGCAAACGCCGGACTGGAGCCTGGGGGCCGGCGTTTGCAGAGCCGGGCGCCGCGATGGTAGACAGGAGGCAGAGCGAAGCGACCTGTAACCGTCTGGAGGTCGATCATGGCCATGCAAGCACGCGGCGCGGCGACGCGCAAGGCAGAGGCGGCCTCGCGCCGCGTGAACGGATCCGCGCAACCGGCGCGGCCGCAGCCCGCCCC
Protein-coding sequences here:
- a CDS encoding tyrosine-protein phosphatase, yielding MTNRTDGAAFDRILRFEAIHNVRDLGGIPAPGGRRTRPRVALRAATLLAATPADREQLKRLGVSRVFDLRSFPELAREGFADLRDVGAEREHVPIFRDTEISPEALAARRKLYASDFSLAYLRMLREGAPSIRRIVEAVAEARGPLLFHCAGGKDRTGVVSAVLLLLAGVAPELIAEDYGLTAAYLPAPPEERVLSSMARMGLDRVEFMEMLSARPPAMLRTIERLHAESGSVEQYLRTTGLAPDVIEAARERLLDSNGT